A window of Micromonospora eburnea genomic DNA:
GCGTCCCGGGACACCACGCCGGCCAGCACGTAACCCCAGCTCAGGCAGAAGCCGAAGAAGACCGTCAGCGCGCCCGCCGCGAGGGCCTGGAGGAACCCGGTCTCCACCCGGAAGCCGAGCAGGTAGCCGAACGCGAACACGGTGACCAGCGAGATCACGTACCGGATCAGGTCACCGAGGACCGAGCCGATCAGTGGCGCCGACCGGCCGATGGGCAGGCTGCGGAACCGTTCGAAGACGCCGGTGCGGATGTCGGCGTTCAGGCTCACGCCAGTGATCATGATGCCGGAGATGATCACCGTCATCACCAGCGCGGCCGGGAAGATGAACTGGAGGTAGTTCTTGGTGTTGCCGGAGACCGCACCGCCGAACAGGTAGACGAACATGACCAGGAAGATCACCGGGATGAGCACCGCGTGGGCGAGCCCCTCCGGGGTGCGGCGCACCTTGATCAGGCTCCGCCGGGCCAGCGCGAGGCTGTGCCGGAGCAGCCCGTACGGGCGTCGGACCGGCTCGGTGATCGCGCCGGCGGACTGGTTGGGGACACTGGTCGCGGTCACGCCGCCACCTCCTGCTCGCGCTCGGGCTCGGCGGTGTGCCGGCCGGTCAGGGTGAAGAACACCTCGTCCAGGCTGGGCAGCCGCAGGGACAGCTCGGTCACCGCGATGTTCGCCGCGGCGAGCTGGCGGACCACCTCGGTGAACGCGGAGTCGCCGACCACCGGCACCGTGATCACCCCGGGGCCGACCTGGTCGGGCACGTGCCCGGCGACGCTGCCCAGGATGGCCGCTGCCTCACTCACCTGCGCCGGGTCCGCCGCCCGCAGCTGGATGGTCTGCCCACCGACGATCTGCTTCAGCTCGTCCGGGCTGCCGTTGGCGATGACCTTGCCCTGGCCGAGCACGACGATGTCGTCCGAGAGGTTGTCCGCCTCCTCCAGGTACTGCGTGGTGAGCAGGACGGTGGTGCCGTCGCCGGCCATCGTCCGGATCATCCGCCAGACCTCGTCCCGCTTGGCCGGGTCGAGCCCGGTCGTCGGCTCGTCGAGGAAGATCACCTGGGGCCGACCGATCATGCTGGCGGCCAGGTCGAGCCGGCGCCGCATACCACCGGAGTAGGTGCTGACCCGGCGACCGGCCGCCTCGGTCAGCTCGAACCGCTCCAGCAGCTCGCCGGCCCGGGCGGTCGCCTCGGCCTTGCGCAGGTCGAGCAGCTGGCCGATGAGCACCAGGTTCTCCGCGCCGGTCAGCTCCTCGTCGACCGAGGTGTCCTGCCCGGCGATGCCGATCAGCCGGCGCACCCGGGCCGGGTGACGCACCACGTCAATCCCGCCCACCGTCGCGGTGCCCGAGTCCGGGCGCAGCAGGGTGGCGAGGATGCGTACCGCCGTGGTCTTGCCCGCGCCGTTGGGGCCCAGCACGCTCAGGACCGTGCCCGCCCGGGCCGCGAATTCGACGCCGTTGAGCGCTGTGTTCGTGCCGAAACGCTTGACGAGGGCCTCGGCCTGGAATCCGTACTGCATGAGCCAATGCTGGCAACGCCCGCTGGCAGAGCCCGCACAGATCGCTGTCACCTCGTCGAACGGCGGTACGGCCACCGCACGCCGCCGCACAGGGAGCGGGGCCGTGGCCGACATCGGGGAGTCGGCCACGGCCCCGCATCGGGGGGTGAGCAGGGTTCAGGCGGTGTCCAGGTCCCGCCGCCGGAAGGTGGCCAGACCGGCCACTCCCAGCAGCAGCACCAGCGCCCCCAGCCAGATCAGCGGCATCGCGGTCACATCGCCGCCGGGCAGCCGGGGAAGGTGGGTGAACGGGGAGACGTCCATGACCCACTGGTTGAGTTCGAGCACCGGGCCGAGCTGGGCGATCAGCAGGATCGCCCCGACGAAGAGCCAGGCGACGAGCGTGGCGCCGGGCAGCAGCCCGAACAGGGCCCCGGCCAGCGCGGCGGGAAGAAGCGCGGCGGGCAGCTGCACCAGCGACGCGCCGAGAATCCGGGGCAGCTCGCCACCCACGTCCCCGGACCGTGCCCCGTGCACCAGCCCGACCACCAGGCCGGCGGTGAGCAGCAGCACCACCACGCCGACCACGGCCACCAGCAGGTGGCTGAGCGCGTACCGGGTACGGGTCACCGCGGCGGCCAGCACCGGCTCCGCCCGCAGCCCGGATTCCTCGGAACGCAGCCGCAGCACCGCCGAGACCGCGTACGCGGCGGCAGCCAGGCCGAGGATCCGCAGCACCCAGACCAGGTAGCTGTCGACCAGCACGTCGGCGCCGCCGAGCTGGCGGATCGTCTTGGCCGCGGTGTCGTTGCTGCCGACCATGTCGGTGATGTCGTAGGCCAGCGAGCCGAGCACGGCGGCGCCGACGGCCACGCCGGCCGCCCAGGCGATCAGGCCGCTGCGCTGCAGCCGCCAGGCCAGGGCGAGCGGGGTGGCCAGCCCGGGCTTGGCGTCGGGCGGCCCGAGCCGCGCCGCCAGCAGGCCCGCGCCGATGTCCCGCCGCTGGCTCAGGGAGACCGCGACGCCGGTGAGCACCGCGCCGGTCACCACGGCCAGCCCCAGCACCCACCAGCGCTCCCCGGCGTACGGCCGGAGCTGGTAGAACCAGCCGGTGGGGGAGACCCAGGCGAGCTGCCGGGTGCCGCCGGTGCCGTCGTTCGCCACCGACGCCGAGTCGGCGATACCGCGCAGCAGGAAGGTGGCGCCGAAGACGGCCAGCGCGATGCCGTTGGCGGTGCGGGCGGCCTCCACCAGTTGGGCGGTCACCGCCGCGACGGTGGCGAAGACCAAGCCGACCATGGTGACGCCCAGCCCGTACGCCAGCGAGCCCGTGCCGGGCAGCCCGGCCCCCATCAGGCCGGCCGCGGTGCCCAGCCCGATCACCAGGTCGGCGACGCCGACCACGAGCAGGGCGGCGGCCAGCCTCGCGTGCCGGCCGACGGCGGCGGCGGTGACCAGCTCCGCCCGGCCGCTCTCCTCCTCGGTACGGGTGTAGCGGACGACCAGCATGAGGCTGGTGATCGCGACCAGCAGCAGCACCCAGACCGCGCTCTCCTTGACCACGATCCCGCCGAGGTGCTCGACGCCGATGCTCGGCCCGCTGAACACCGCGGCCGCCGGGTTGCTGCCGATGCCCTCGGCGTACTCGCGCTGCTTCTCCGCGCTGGCGTACACGTCGGCCAGCGACCCGGCCGGGCCGGCGGCGAGGCTGATCGCGAGCAGGGTCCACACCGGCAGGCCGATCCGGTCCCGGCGCAGGGCGAGCCGGGCGAGGCGCCACGTGCCCACCAGCTCACTCATCGGGCACCAACCTTCTCACCGCTGTGGTGCGGGCCGACATCGTAGTGGCGCAGGAACAGCTCCTCCAGCGTGGGCGGCTGGCTGACCAGCTCCCGCGCCTCGTGCTCGCCGAGGCGGCGCAGCACCTCCGGCAGCGAGTCCGGGTCGACCTGCAGGCTGATCCGGTCGCCGTCGACCGTGACGTTGTGCGTGCCGGGCAGCTCGCCCAGCCCGTTGGCCGCGCGGCCCAGCCGGGCGTGGATCGTGGTGCGGGTCAGGTGGCGCAGGTCGCTCAGCGTCCCGGTCTCCACGATCCGGCCGGAGCGGATGATGCTGACCCGGTCGCAGAGCTTCTCCACCTCGCCGAGGATGTGGCTGGCCAGCAGCACGGTACGGCCCTGCTGGCGGACCTCGGTCACGCACTGGCTGAACACCTCGGACATCAACGGGTCCAGGCCCGAGGTCGGCTCGTCCAGGATGAACAGCTCCACGTCCGAGGCGAACGCCGCCACCAGGGCCACCTTCTGCCGGTTGCCCTTCGAGTAGGCCCGGCCCTTCTTGCGCGGGTCGAGCTGGAAGCGGTCGAGCAGTTCGGCCTTGCGCTGTGGGTCCAGCCCGCCGCGCAGCCGCCCGAGCAGGTCGATGGTCTCCCCACCGGAGAGCCGCGGCCAGAGGCTGACGTCGCCCGGCACGTACGCCAACCGCCGGTGCAGTTGCGTGATGTCCCGCCAGGGGTCACCGTCGAGCAGCCGGACCGTGCCGGCGTCGGCGCGCAGCAGGCCGAGCAGGACCCGGATCGTGGTCGTCTTGCCCGCACCGTTGGGGCCCAGGAAGCCGTGCACCTCTCCGGTGCGCACGGACAGGTCGATGCCGTCCAGCGCCACCGTCTTGCCGAATCGTTTGACCAGGCCCCGGGCCTGGAAGGCGTCACTCATGCGGCGAGGTTCGCAACCGGTGCTGGCAGACGACGCACAGATCGCTGTCACCCGGTCGCCGGGCTCAGCACATCCAGTCGGCCGCCCGCTCGCCGAGCATCACGCAGGTCAGGTTGGGGGTGGACCGGGGAACGGACGGCAGCACCGAGGCGTCCACCACCCGCAGCCCGTCCACCCCGTGCACGCGCAGAAACTGGTCGACGACCGCCCCAGGATCGTCGGCCGGCCCCATCCGGGCGGTGCCGGTCGGGTGCCAGGACGGCGCGGTGAAGGTGCGTACCGCCCGGCGCAGCAGCGGCTCCTCCGCCACCATCCGGTCGGTCCAGAGCAGCACCCGGTCCAGCAGGCCGCGCATCGCCGGGGCCCGCAGGAGCGACCAGACCAGCCGGGCGCCGGTCATCAGCCGCTGCTCGTCACGGGGCTCCCGGGCCAGGTTGAGTCGGATCTCCGGCGGGCTGTCCGGGGCCGCGTCGCGCAGGTGGACGCTGCCCCGCGAGTCGCTGCTCATCAACATCACCGCCACCGACACCCCCGGCCGCCCGCGCAGCATCGGGCCAAGGGTGGGTACGTCCTCCGGCGCGACGTTGCAGTTGAGGAAGACCATCAGGTCCGGGTCGACGCCGTCGCTCGCCGCCCGGGCCACCACCGAGTGCCAGGGATCGCCGGCCCGGCACAACCCGGCCCGCGGCACCGCCCAGATGCCCAGCAGCGGGTGGTCGCTGAGGTTCGCGCCGACGCCGGGTAGGTCGACCCAGGGCCGGATGCCGAGCGCGGTCAACCGGTCGGCCGGCCCGATGCCGGAGCGTTGCAGCAGCAGCGGGCTGTTCACCGCGCCCGCGCACAGCGTCACCCGGTCGGCCTGGACCCGCACCGGCCGGCCCGCCCGCCGTACCTCGACGCCGGTGACCCGGGATCCGTCGCCGAGCAGTCGCAGCGCGGTGGTGTCCGGCCAGACCGTCAGGTTCGGCCGGTCCCGCGCGGCGGCCAGGTACGTCTCGGCGGTGCCCATCCGGCGGCCCTGCCAGGAATTCGTCGGCAGCGGCCCCACGCCCGGGGTCGGCGTGCCGTTCAGGTCCGCCACCGGCGGCAGGCCCTGCTCCCGGCAGGCGTCGACGAAGGCGTCGCTGATCGGCGTGGTGGCGCTCAGCCGACGGATCGGGACCGGCCCCTGGTCGCCGTGCTCCGGACCGGTCACGTCGTGGTCGGTCTCCAGCCGGAGGAAGTACGGCAGCACCTTCCACCAGGCCCACTCCGGGTTGCCGGCGTCCGCCCACTCGTCGAAGTCGGCCGGCACGCCGCGCAGCGCGATCGCGCCGTTCACCGCCGACGAGCCGCCCACCACCCGGCCCACCCGGTACGGCACCGGCCGCTCCCCGTCCGCCGTCTGGTAGTCCCAGTTCAACCCCGCCAGCGTCGGCCGGCCGAGCTGTTCCGGGCCGCTCTGCGTTCCGGTGCGGTCGGGTCCCGCCTCGATCAGCAGCACCCGCCGACCGGACTGCTCGGAGAGGCGGCTGGCGAGGGTGGCGCCGGCCGATCCGGCGCCCACCACCACGTCGTCCCAGCCGGTGTGCGCCTCGCCGGTCATACCGCCTCCCTGGTTCGCCTCCGCCGGGCGCGCCCGGTCGGCTCCGGTCTCGCGCTCACTGCCGCTCCCGCAGCAGGCTCCGCACCGTCTCGGCCAGTTCCGCCACGGTCGGGCTGTCGAAGAGCATCGGCAGGCCCTCGTCGGCGTCCGGCTCGATGCCGAACTCCTCGCGCAGCCGGCCCAGGATGCGCACCGCGTGCAGCGAGTCGGCGCCCAGCTCGAAGAAGTTCTCGTCCACCCCGAAGTCGTCGCGGCCCAGCGTCTCGCGCCAGATCTCGTGGACGGTCCGCTCCACCTCGTCCGCGGGCGGCCGGTGCCCGGCCGGGGGCAGCGACTCCCACGGTGACGGCAGGGCCGCCCGGTCCACCTTGCCGTTCGCGCTCAGCGGTATCCGGTCCAGCACCGGGTAGTGGTGCGGAACCATGTAGTCGGGCAGCACCTGGGCCAGCCCGGTACGCAACGCCTCGGCGGGCGGCGGCGTGGCCGGGTCGGCCGGCACCACGTATCCGACGAGCTGGCGGCGGCCGGTGCCCGGGTTCGTGTCCACCACGGTCACCGCCTCGGCCACCCCCGGCTGCCGGCTCAGCGTCGCGGTGATCTCGCCCAACTCGATCCGGAAGCCGTTCAGTTTCACCTGG
This region includes:
- a CDS encoding ABC transporter permease, which translates into the protein MTATSVPNQSAGAITEPVRRPYGLLRHSLALARRSLIKVRRTPEGLAHAVLIPVIFLVMFVYLFGGAVSGNTKNYLQFIFPAALVMTVIISGIMITGVSLNADIRTGVFERFRSLPIGRSAPLIGSVLGDLIRYVISLVTVFAFGYLLGFRVETGFLQALAAGALTVFFGFCLSWGYVLAGVVSRDAAGVQGIVTLTMFPLAFGTNMVAPTETLPGWLQAWVKINPASHAMEACRGLLLGGPVAGPVMRTLLWSLGLLVFFMPLAVRAYRRRT
- a CDS encoding ATP-binding cassette domain-containing protein, which produces MQYGFQAEALVKRFGTNTALNGVEFAARAGTVLSVLGPNGAGKTTAVRILATLLRPDSGTATVGGIDVVRHPARVRRLIGIAGQDTSVDEELTGAENLVLIGQLLDLRKAEATARAGELLERFELTEAAGRRVSTYSGGMRRRLDLAASMIGRPQVIFLDEPTTGLDPAKRDEVWRMIRTMAGDGTTVLLTTQYLEEADNLSDDIVVLGQGKVIANGSPDELKQIVGGQTIQLRAADPAQVSEAAAILGSVAGHVPDQVGPGVITVPVVGDSAFTEVVRQLAAANIAVTELSLRLPSLDEVFFTLTGRHTAEPEREQEVAA
- a CDS encoding ABC transporter permease; protein product: MSELVGTWRLARLALRRDRIGLPVWTLLAISLAAGPAGSLADVYASAEKQREYAEGIGSNPAAAVFSGPSIGVEHLGGIVVKESAVWVLLLVAITSLMLVVRYTRTEEESGRAELVTAAAVGRHARLAAALLVVGVADLVIGLGTAAGLMGAGLPGTGSLAYGLGVTMVGLVFATVAAVTAQLVEAARTANGIALAVFGATFLLRGIADSASVANDGTGGTRQLAWVSPTGWFYQLRPYAGERWWVLGLAVVTGAVLTGVAVSLSQRRDIGAGLLAARLGPPDAKPGLATPLALAWRLQRSGLIAWAAGVAVGAAVLGSLAYDITDMVGSNDTAAKTIRQLGGADVLVDSYLVWVLRILGLAAAAYAVSAVLRLRSEESGLRAEPVLAAAVTRTRYALSHLLVAVVGVVVLLLTAGLVVGLVHGARSGDVGGELPRILGASLVQLPAALLPAALAGALFGLLPGATLVAWLFVGAILLIAQLGPVLELNQWVMDVSPFTHLPRLPGGDVTAMPLIWLGALVLLLGVAGLATFRRRDLDTA
- a CDS encoding ABC transporter ATP-binding protein, with amino-acid sequence MSDAFQARGLVKRFGKTVALDGIDLSVRTGEVHGFLGPNGAGKTTTIRVLLGLLRADAGTVRLLDGDPWRDITQLHRRLAYVPGDVSLWPRLSGGETIDLLGRLRGGLDPQRKAELLDRFQLDPRKKGRAYSKGNRQKVALVAAFASDVELFILDEPTSGLDPLMSEVFSQCVTEVRQQGRTVLLASHILGEVEKLCDRVSIIRSGRIVETGTLSDLRHLTRTTIHARLGRAANGLGELPGTHNVTVDGDRISLQVDPDSLPEVLRRLGEHEARELVSQPPTLEELFLRHYDVGPHHSGEKVGAR
- a CDS encoding GMC family oxidoreductase gives rise to the protein MTGEAHTGWDDVVVGAGSAGATLASRLSEQSGRRVLLIEAGPDRTGTQSGPEQLGRPTLAGLNWDYQTADGERPVPYRVGRVVGGSSAVNGAIALRGVPADFDEWADAGNPEWAWWKVLPYFLRLETDHDVTGPEHGDQGPVPIRRLSATTPISDAFVDACREQGLPPVADLNGTPTPGVGPLPTNSWQGRRMGTAETYLAAARDRPNLTVWPDTTALRLLGDGSRVTGVEVRRAGRPVRVQADRVTLCAGAVNSPLLLQRSGIGPADRLTALGIRPWVDLPGVGANLSDHPLLGIWAVPRAGLCRAGDPWHSVVARAASDGVDPDLMVFLNCNVAPEDVPTLGPMLRGRPGVSVAVMLMSSDSRGSVHLRDAAPDSPPEIRLNLAREPRDEQRLMTGARLVWSLLRAPAMRGLLDRVLLWTDRMVAEEPLLRRAVRTFTAPSWHPTGTARMGPADDPGAVVDQFLRVHGVDGLRVVDASVLPSVPRSTPNLTCVMLGERAADWMC